From Acidobacteriota bacterium:
CGTCGCCGGCACCACGGGTGAGAACCGGGTAGGTCGTGTCGGTGGTGAATAGGAGCCTTCCGTCAGCCGTGATCGTGGCCCGGACGGCGTAGGTGAAGCGTTCGTCGATGGCGTCCGCGTCATACGGTATTTCGAATGCAAACGGCGGGCTGCCCGGGTCCTCGATGGTTACGCTTCCGAGGGTCTCCGCCGCCACGTCCTGCCGCGATACGTCCTGCAGGGTGACCTCCAGGACCGCCCCGGGCGGCAATGCGATTCGCTCGCGGTACATCACGGTACCTCGAACCGAGCTTCCAGCCGATGCGGTGGCGCAGGCGAAAACCACGCACGCGAGCAACACGAGAACTGGCAGCGCCACAAGAGACTCGATCTTCATCTGAAATTCTCCTTCGATTTCTTCTCCGCGCTCATTTCGGATACAGCAAGGTGAACATGACCCGGAACGCGAAGCCTTCCGGTCCGTTGGCGGTGCTGTCCACCCAGTAGCGGACGCCGCCGCCGACGCTGGCGAGCTGATTGCCGAGCTTGACGACCTTTGTGGCCAACAAGTTGACCGGCACCGCCAGGCCGGCATCCTCCCAGTCATAGGTCGTTTCCGATTGGATGGTGTACGTCCAGGCGGTCGGCGTCGTGTAGGAGAGGAAGGGCTGAAAAAAGGTCGCATTCAGGTTGGGTCGGTCGTCGCTGCCGGCGATCGACCACATCTGGTTGGCCAGCGCGCCGTAAGTCCACGGCCCGTCCTGTTTCAGCGCCACGCCGGTCGGGCCGATGCCCCACTGGTCGGTGGTCAGCAGCTCGTCGGTTCCGGTGGGGAACAGAAAAACGGGCCCCGCCCCCCAGATCCAGCCGCTGTCGGTCGGGTCCTTGGGCGAGAAGAACACGCTCTGGACGACGTCACTGAAGCCCGTCTGACTGCCGGCGCCCGGGAAAATCTCGTCCTGGTGAACCAGCGGGACGATGGTCCGGCTGATCACGTTCCACTTGCTGTTCAACGTGATCGGGATGACCGGCTGAATATTCAGCAGCAGCTTCTCTCCGTCGTCGACCGGCCCGATATCCTGGTCCCAGTTGAGCTGCAGCGGCACGCTGATCAGGCTCGCGATCGGGTTGGCGAGCTGCTTGGCGAGGTCCTCCGTGCTGCCCTGCGCACTGGCGGGTGGAGCCGCCATCAGAGCGACGGCGGCCGTAAGAATCAGGGCGTGGCCAAGGGTCGTGGTTTTCATCCTCATCTTTTTCTCCCTACGCTGGCGAGTATTTCGGAGTGGAGTGGCTCAGCGGCTGTAACTGTACACCGTTTCGCCCTCTTTGATCGTCTCGATGACCTTGAGATCCCGCAGCGCCTCCGGGTCCACCTTCAACGGATTCTTGTCGAGGATCACGAAGTCCGCCAGCTTACCCTCCTCGATGGTCCCCTTGCGGTTCTCCTCGAAGTACTGCCAGGCCGCGCCCGCAGTGACCGCTCGCAGCGCCTCGTACGGCGTGATCGCCTGCTCCGGGCCGAGCAGCTTGCCACTCGAGGTGCGGCGGTTGACCGCCGACGACACGACGTTGAGGATGTCGATCCCGGCGACCGGGGCGTCGTGGTGGAGAGTCATCCTCATCCCTCGATCGAGGGCCGATCGCGCCGGATCGATGCGCGCAGCCCTCTCGGGGCCGAGGAAGATGTCGCGGTGCCGGTCGCCCCAGAACTCGACGTGGATCGGGAAGAACGACGGTACCAGCCCCTGGGCGGCGGCTGCGTCGAGCTGGTCCTCACGCATTGTCTGGGCGTGAATGATCACGGTCCTCAGGTCGGGCCGGGGCCGGTCGCCACGGACCTGCCCGACGGCCTCGAGCAGAATGTCGGTGGCGGCGTCGCCGTTGGTGTGGGCCAGGACCTGGACGCCGGCATCATCAGCCATCCTCAGGTAGGTCACCACCTGGTCGAGGGTCATGCTGGCGTAGCCGCGAAAACCGCGGTTCACCGGTTGCTCAGTGTGCGCTTGGATCGCTGCAGAGGAATCATCAACGCCCAGTACCATCTTGACGCCCGCGTCGGAGCTGCAGCGGTCTCCCTCCACCTCCGCGCCGCTCTCGGGCTGGACGTGGTAGGGCTCGCTGAAGTATGCGGTGTAGCCCTGAATCGAGCCGTCGAGGACGAGCTTGATGCCGCCCATACGGTATCGGCCATACTCCCGGCACGACGCCGCCACCTCGGCGAGAAATGCCTCGTCGGCCATCACGTACAGCGGATAGGAGACGATGTCGATGGGCAGCATGCCCGATGCGTAACCTTGCTCGAGGAGCTTCAGCATCGGCGGCAAGGCCGCTCCCTCCTGGGCGGTCGTGATCCCAGCTTCGGCGTACTTCGACAGGCCGTGGACGAGCATATCGAGCGCTCGTTCCGGCGACGGGGCGGGGATGGCGCCGAACATCGCCGCCATGGCGGTCTCCTCCAGAACGCCGTTGGGTTCGTTGCCGCCCGGTGAGCGCCGGATCTTCCCGCCTTCGGGGTCCGGTGTTTCCTCCGTGATGCCGGCGGCCTCGAGCGCACTGCTGTTAGCGGCCATCAGGTGGCCGCTGATGTGCATCAGCAGGATGGGGTGATCCGTGGACGCAGCATCCAGGTCCTCCCGGGTCGGATGGCGTTGCTCCTCGACCCCGGTGTCGTCGTAGCCCCAGCCAAAGACCCACGTTCCCGGCTCGGGCCGGGTTTTTTCGATCCGGTCGCGCAGCTTTCGCTGGATGTCGGCGATCGTCCGAACATCGCCTATGGGATAGGGATCGAGGTTGACCACCGAGAACTTCAGAGCCTGTTGTACGACGTGCGAGTGGGCATCGATGAACCCGGGCAGCATGGTCTTTCCCGCAAGGTCGATCTCGTCCGCCTTGCCCTTGAATCTCTGAATGGCCTCATCCTTGCTTCCGACGAAGACGATCTTCCCCTCGCGCTGGACGACGGCCTCGGCGTACTGCGGCTTGTCGCCGGCCATGGTGAGGATGTCGCCGCCGTAGAAGATCGTCTGGCGGAGCTTGTAGGGCCCCGCCTCGGGTGTGGCCTTGTCGTCGTCCACCGTCGGACCGGCGCAGCTGACGACCGCGCAGACCAGAGCGAGAGTGATTCCGACACGTGCCTGTGTGCTCATTACCTGCCTCCTTGGTTCTGGTCCGCGCAATATAACGCGGTGGAGGCGGCTCTTCAAGGCTGCAAAGACCCCTATTTCTTCCGCCGGTTCAGTTCCACCGGCGCCTTCTCCATCTTGCGTTCGAGCCAGTTCTGGTAGAAGTCGACGGAGAACATCAGCAGCAGGATAAAGATAGTGATCCACTGCGGGATGTAGGGGAACTCGCTGCCGTTGACCGTCAGGTGAGCAACGTGGCCGCCCTCGAGGAAGAGCACGAAGCCGATCAGCAGCAGCACGAAGAGGCCGAGGATCTCGAAGTCCGGGTTTTCGCGCATGAACTTGGCGATCGGGCCCGCGAAGGCGAGCATCAGTGCGACAGAGAAGATGACCGAGAGGGCCATCACCAGGTAGATGTCGGTCATGCCAACCACCGTGAGGATCGAGTCGACCGAAAACAGCAGGTTGAGCCCGACGATCGTTCCGAGCACCTTGCCGAAGGTCGCCGTGCCTTCGATCTCGTGCGCGACCCCTTTGATTTTGTGCCGCAGCTCCTTAACCCCGGACCAGATCAGGAATACTCCTCCGACCACCAACACCAGCGCCTTGACGCTGAGTGCACCGACGAAGTTGATGCCGAGAAACTCGAAATCGAAACTCGTAAAGGGCGTGCCGGCGTACTTCAGCACCCAGCTGACGAGCGCGAGCAGGATGAGGCGGAACATCATCGCCAGGATCAGGCCCCAGCGAACCGCCTTTTTCTGCTGTTCCAGCGGCAGCTT
This genomic window contains:
- a CDS encoding transporter, coding for MRMKTTTLGHALILTAAVALMAAPPASAQGSTEDLAKQLANPIASLISVPLQLNWDQDIGPVDDGEKLLLNIQPVIPITLNSKWNVISRTIVPLVHQDEIFPGAGSQTGFSDVVQSVFFSPKDPTDSGWIWGAGPVFLFPTGTDELLTTDQWGIGPTGVALKQDGPWTYGALANQMWSIAGSDDRPNLNATFFQPFLSYTTPTAWTYTIQSETTYDWEDAGLAVPVNLLATKVVKLGNQLASVGGGVRYWVDSTANGPEGFAFRVMFTLLYPK
- a CDS encoding TerC family protein, with amino-acid sequence MLDLLLDPGFWAALFSVTLVQIALGADNLIIITILAGKLPLEQQKKAVRWGLILAMMFRLILLALVSWVLKYAGTPFTSFDFEFLGINFVGALSVKALVLVVGGVFLIWSGVKELRHKIKGVAHEIEGTATFGKVLGTIVGLNLLFSVDSILTVVGMTDIYLVMALSVIFSVALMLAFAGPIAKFMRENPDFEILGLFVLLLIGFVLFLEGGHVAHLTVNGSEFPYIPQWITIFILLLMFSVDFYQNWLERKMEKAPVELNRRKK
- a CDS encoding amidohydrolase, with the protein product MSTQARVGITLALVCAVVSCAGPTVDDDKATPEAGPYKLRQTIFYGGDILTMAGDKPQYAEAVVQREGKIVFVGSKDEAIQRFKGKADEIDLAGKTMLPGFIDAHSHVVQQALKFSVVNLDPYPIGDVRTIADIQRKLRDRIEKTRPEPGTWVFGWGYDDTGVEEQRHPTREDLDAASTDHPILLMHISGHLMAANSSALEAAGITEETPDPEGGKIRRSPGGNEPNGVLEETAMAAMFGAIPAPSPERALDMLVHGLSKYAEAGITTAQEGAALPPMLKLLEQGYASGMLPIDIVSYPLYVMADEAFLAEVAASCREYGRYRMGGIKLVLDGSIQGYTAYFSEPYHVQPESGAEVEGDRCSSDAGVKMVLGVDDSSAAIQAHTEQPVNRGFRGYASMTLDQVVTYLRMADDAGVQVLAHTNGDAATDILLEAVGQVRGDRPRPDLRTVIIHAQTMREDQLDAAAAQGLVPSFFPIHVEFWGDRHRDIFLGPERAARIDPARSALDRGMRMTLHHDAPVAGIDILNVVSSAVNRRTSSGKLLGPEQAITPYEALRAVTAGAAWQYFEENRKGTIEEGKLADFVILDKNPLKVDPEALRDLKVIETIKEGETVYSYSR